One genomic region from Mytilus trossulus isolate FHL-02 chromosome 9, PNRI_Mtr1.1.1.hap1, whole genome shotgun sequence encodes:
- the LOC134684647 gene encoding IgGFc-binding protein-like: protein MYSIQMSNGGGYTEGYMAIPLQYSSTRYIFPSFKASDSSITISSIHDNNKIQINLKMEKEPLTYMGVSYSNNDNITVLFNKYFSLKLSDTSDLSGTLVSTSKPVSVLSSSACTTIVGGLGCNELLETVLPINQLDQSYIIPEIETRPKSSVRIFCTETTTLRVINNKQETYILIHGQEHFEFIHEKVSHVHANNNVLVMLYAHEIPPSGHGSVFMMTIQGRNQYLSEYHFAVADNFTSFISVTVISEALDGFSLDGALITIRSAYNIHDGAEYYSTFSLPVTAGNHNMKHARGVRFGLWVYGQNTNYDSYGYPAGIAFKTI, encoded by the coding sequence ATGTACAGTATACAGATGAGCAATGGAGGTGGATACACTGAAGGTTATATGGCAATCCCATTACAGTATTCATCAACTCGATACATCTTTCCTTCTTTCAAGGCTTCAGACAGTTCTATCACGATCTCATCGATTCATGACAATAACAAGATTCAGATAAATCTGAAAATGGAAAAAGAACCACTTACGTACATGGGCGTTTCATACAGCAATAACGATAATATCACAGTACTTTTCAATAAATACTTCTCGTTAAAGCTGTCAGATACATCTGACTTATCTGGGACTTTAGTATCAACCTCAAAACCTGTATCTGTGTTAAGCAGCAGTGCATGCACAACAATAGTAGGAGGTTTAGGTTGTAATGAGCTATTGGAGACCGTGTTACCTATTAACCAGCTAGATCAATCATACATCATACCAGAAATAGAAACAAGACCAAAAAGCTCTGTGAGAATATTTTGCACGGAAACTACTACTTTGAGAgtgataaataataaacaagaaacatatatattaatccATGGACAAGAACACTTTGAATTTATCCATGAAAAGGTTTCACATGTGCATGCTAATAACAATGTGTTGGTCATGCTTTATGCACATGAAATTCCTCCCAGTGGACACGGATCTGTTTTTATGATGACGATACAAGGACGTAATCAGTACTTATCAGAATACCATTTTGCAGTTGCAGATAATTTTACAAGCTTCATAAGTGTCACCGTAATCTCTGAAGCGTTGGATGGGTTTTCTCTTGACGGTGCGCTTATAACAATAAGAAGTGCTTACAATATTCATGACGGAGCAGAATACTATAGTACGTTTAGTTTACCAGTAACTGCTGGAAATCATAACATGAAACATGCGAGAGGGGTACGCTTTGGGCTTTGGGTATAtggacaaaatacaaattacgATTCATATGGCTATCCCGCTGGTATTGCTTTCAAgacaatataa